From the genome of Nitrosopumilus sp., one region includes:
- the msrA gene encoding peptide-methionine (S)-S-oxide reductase MsrA, with the protein MKATFGAGCFWHVEDLLHKTKGVQSTAVGYIGGQLPNPTYEEVCTDKTGHAEAVQVEFDPNEITFDELLNIFWNNHNPTTLNRQGPDIGNQYRSAIFYHDEEQKHVAEKSKQDLEQSGKHKNPIVTEIVPAPSFYKAEEYHQKYFKKHGFS; encoded by the coding sequence TTGAAGGCAACGTTTGGCGCAGGATGTTTTTGGCACGTAGAGGATTTACTTCATAAAACTAAGGGTGTCCAGTCTACCGCAGTTGGGTATATTGGTGGACAGTTACCGAACCCAACATATGAGGAAGTATGTACCGACAAAACAGGACATGCAGAAGCTGTACAGGTGGAATTTGATCCAAATGAAATTACTTTTGACGAATTACTGAATATTTTTTGGAATAATCACAATCCGACCACTCTGAATCGTCAAGGTCCAGACATTGGCAATCAGTATCGCTCAGCCATTTTTTATCATGATGAGGAGCAAAAGCATGTAGCTGAAAAATCAAAGCAAGATCTGGAACAATCAGGAAAACATAAAAATCCAATTGTCACCGAAATCGTCCCAGCACCATCATTTTACAAAGCTGAAGAATACCATCAAAAATATTTTAAAAAACACGGGTTTTCTTAG
- a CDS encoding universal stress protein: MLKKKISKILVPLDGSKNSNRGLETAIILARQCGAIITGVYSIHAPPHSEFRGVGSVEKSFNAEVKKIMESAKVLAAQNGIVFKEKILRGDIGYNIVKLAHGKNKFDMIVLGSRGRSSAKQMFFGSVSNYVIHASKIPVVIVK, from the coding sequence GTGTTAAAAAAGAAAATTTCAAAAATTTTGGTACCTTTAGACGGTTCTAAGAATTCCAACAGGGGCTTAGAAACTGCCATCATATTGGCTAGGCAATGTGGGGCAATAATCACTGGCGTGTATTCTATTCATGCTCCGCCACATTCTGAATTTCGAGGTGTAGGCTCAGTTGAAAAATCATTTAACGCAGAAGTAAAGAAAATCATGGAATCTGCCAAGGTATTGGCAGCACAAAATGGCATAGTCTTCAAAGAGAAAATATTGAGAGGCGATATAGGATACAACATAGTCAAATTGGCGCATGGAAAGAACAAATTTGATATGATCGTGCTGGGTTCACGTGGAAGAAGTTCTGCAAAACAGATGTTTTTTGGAAGTGTATCTAACTACGTCATTCACGCTTCAAAGATACCGGTAGTCATAGTAAAGTAG